The proteins below are encoded in one region of Amycolatopsis acidiphila:
- a CDS encoding ABC transporter permease: protein MTSPSPATAPAKDEGDRGPAAPAPRRRLRRRFLAAPATRIFGVLVLLLAAFTALAPDSFLTGANLSNIANDASILLVLAVGSTFVIITAGIDLSVGGVLVFSSVVSAQVMAHLAGAGAAALVLGLVVAVVTGLLWGLLNGVLVAKARIPALIVTLGTMGMALGAALLITGGVDVRDVPLDLALYVGSGRIAGVPVLVVISACVAVVGGIVLAMTRFGRHTYAAGSNSEALRRAGINTARHLIKVYALAGLLSGLAGYLSVAQFATTTLNGHSTDNLQTIAAVVIGGTSLFGGVGTIVGSVIGVFIPSVLQNGFVVLGVQPFWQQVAVGAVLIVAVFLDQLRRRARARG from the coding sequence ATGACCTCACCCTCTCCCGCCACCGCGCCGGCGAAGGACGAAGGCGACCGGGGTCCGGCGGCTCCGGCGCCTCGCCGCCGCCTGCGGCGCAGGTTCCTCGCCGCCCCCGCGACCCGCATCTTCGGCGTGCTCGTGCTGCTGCTCGCGGCGTTCACCGCGCTCGCCCCCGACAGCTTCCTGACCGGCGCGAACCTGAGCAACATCGCCAACGACGCGTCGATCCTGCTCGTGCTCGCCGTCGGCAGCACGTTCGTGATCATCACCGCGGGCATCGACCTGTCGGTGGGCGGCGTACTGGTGTTCTCGAGCGTCGTCTCCGCCCAGGTCATGGCACACCTGGCCGGTGCCGGCGCCGCGGCACTCGTGCTCGGCCTCGTCGTCGCGGTCGTCACCGGCCTGCTGTGGGGCCTGCTCAACGGGGTGCTCGTGGCGAAGGCGCGGATTCCGGCGCTCATCGTCACGCTCGGCACGATGGGCATGGCGCTGGGCGCGGCGCTGCTGATCACCGGTGGCGTCGACGTCCGGGACGTCCCGCTGGACCTGGCGCTCTACGTCGGCTCCGGGCGCATCGCGGGGGTGCCGGTGCTGGTGGTCATCTCCGCGTGCGTCGCGGTGGTGGGCGGGATCGTGCTGGCGATGACCCGTTTCGGCAGGCACACCTACGCCGCGGGGTCCAACTCCGAAGCGCTGCGGCGGGCCGGCATCAACACCGCGCGACACCTGATCAAGGTCTACGCACTGGCCGGGCTGCTGTCCGGGCTGGCCGGCTACCTCTCGGTGGCCCAGTTCGCCACCACCACGCTCAACGGCCACTCCACCGACAACCTGCAGACGATCGCCGCGGTCGTGATCGGCGGCACCAGCCTCTTCGGCGGGGTCGGCACGATCGTCGGCTCGGTCATCGGCGTGTTCATCCCGAGCGTCCTGCAGAACGGCTTCGTCGTCCTCGGCGTGCAGCCGTTCTGGCAGCAGGTCGCCGTCGGCGCCGTGCTGATCGTCGCCGTCTTCCTCGACCAACTCCGCCGCCGGGCCCGTGCCCGCGGCTGA
- a CDS encoding ATP-binding cassette domain-containing protein, with product MSDPLLEARGIVRRFGHVEALRGADFTACAGEIVGLIGDNGAGKSTLVKILSGADQPDEGEILLDGVPVRLDSPHTAREHGIETVYQDLALAADLDPPANLFLGREILRPGFWGKLGFLDKKAMARTADEAIVRLGVTLKDDAAAVAELSGGQRQSVAVARAAMWAKKVIFMDEPTAALGVVQQRGVLDLIRRVRDQGITVVLISHNMQQVLEICDRVEVLRLGSRVGRLGTDGTSVEDLVSAMTGGTVKEQQP from the coding sequence ATGTCTGACCCCTTGCTCGAAGCACGCGGCATCGTGCGCCGGTTCGGCCACGTCGAGGCCCTGCGCGGTGCCGACTTCACCGCCTGTGCCGGCGAGATCGTCGGGCTCATCGGCGACAACGGCGCCGGCAAGAGCACGCTGGTCAAGATCCTCTCCGGCGCCGACCAACCGGACGAGGGGGAGATCCTGCTCGACGGGGTACCGGTGCGGCTGGACAGCCCGCACACCGCGCGCGAGCACGGCATCGAGACCGTCTACCAGGACCTGGCGCTGGCCGCGGACCTCGATCCGCCGGCGAACCTGTTCCTGGGCAGGGAGATCCTGCGCCCCGGGTTCTGGGGCAAGCTCGGCTTCCTCGACAAGAAGGCGATGGCGCGCACCGCCGACGAGGCGATCGTGCGGCTGGGCGTGACGCTCAAGGACGACGCGGCCGCCGTCGCCGAACTGTCCGGCGGGCAGCGGCAGAGCGTCGCCGTCGCCCGCGCCGCGATGTGGGCGAAGAAGGTCATCTTCATGGACGAACCCACCGCCGCGCTGGGCGTCGTGCAGCAACGCGGCGTGCTCGACCTCATCCGCCGCGTCCGGGACCAGGGCATCACCGTGGTCCTGATCAGCCACAACATGCAGCAGGTCCTGGAGATCTGCGACCGGGTCGAGGTGCTCCGGCTGGGCAGCCGGGTCGGCCGGCTGGGCACGGACGGCACCTCCGTCGAGGACCTCGTCTCCGCCATGACCGGCGGCACCGTGAAGGAGCAGCAGCCATGA
- a CDS encoding FGGY-family carbohydrate kinase: MAQPLLVGLDVGTTASKAVVFTAAGHPVAVGRAATPWRTTRHGTELDPRQLLDAALHALGDALERAPEGPVRALGVTSIGESGVLLDPHGVPLAPIIAWHDTRDEQQVRELAADVGAAEFAVHTGLPLRGQWSLTKHRWLRDRMPETRAATRRLNVAEWIVRALGGDEASEQSLASRTGWLELAGRQWWQTTLDWSGLRPSLLPDLVVGGDPLGHVCSPGAHPRLAGAVLTVAGQDHQAATVGAGAAGDGDQLDSCGTAEALVRTVRAGLPAAAVRELAETGITVGWHVLSGRWCLLGATQGGLVLERTLRLLGRTGADVPELDARLSSLDPSALRMAIGEDSFSLQDIGANVGPAVVWRAALDAVTEQAAGLHEVMTRVAGAHQRLIVTGGWARSAGLMAVKTRLFGPLRQRQVEEAGARGAALLGGVAAGLYPDTGDLPAPEPVTPALAPHPPEAFHV, encoded by the coding sequence ATGGCGCAACCACTTCTGGTCGGCCTCGATGTGGGCACGACGGCGAGCAAGGCGGTGGTCTTCACCGCGGCGGGGCATCCGGTCGCGGTCGGCAGGGCCGCCACACCCTGGCGGACGACCCGGCACGGGACCGAGCTCGACCCGCGGCAGCTCCTCGACGCGGCCTTGCACGCCCTGGGCGACGCGCTCGAGCGGGCCCCGGAGGGGCCGGTCCGCGCTCTCGGCGTCACCAGCATCGGCGAGTCCGGCGTCCTGCTCGACCCCCACGGCGTGCCGCTGGCCCCGATCATCGCCTGGCACGACACGCGCGACGAGCAGCAGGTGCGCGAACTCGCCGCGGACGTCGGCGCCGCGGAGTTCGCCGTGCACACCGGACTGCCGCTGCGCGGGCAGTGGTCGCTGACCAAGCACCGCTGGCTGCGCGACCGGATGCCGGAGACGCGCGCCGCGACACGCAGGCTCAACGTCGCGGAATGGATCGTGCGGGCGCTCGGCGGCGACGAGGCCAGCGAACAGTCCCTGGCCTCGCGGACCGGCTGGCTCGAGCTGGCAGGCCGACAGTGGTGGCAGACCACCCTGGACTGGTCCGGCCTGCGGCCCTCGCTGTTGCCGGACCTGGTCGTCGGCGGCGACCCGCTCGGCCACGTCTGCTCGCCCGGCGCCCATCCCCGGCTGGCCGGGGCCGTGCTGACCGTCGCCGGTCAGGACCACCAGGCCGCGACGGTCGGGGCAGGTGCGGCGGGCGACGGCGACCAGCTCGACTCCTGCGGCACGGCCGAAGCGCTCGTGCGGACCGTCCGGGCCGGGCTGCCCGCCGCCGCGGTCCGGGAGCTCGCCGAAACGGGGATCACCGTCGGCTGGCACGTGCTGTCCGGCCGTTGGTGCCTGCTCGGCGCCACCCAGGGTGGGCTCGTGCTCGAACGGACCCTGCGCCTGCTCGGGCGGACCGGCGCCGACGTTCCCGAGCTCGACGCGCGTTTGTCCTCTTTGGACCCCAGCGCGCTGCGGATGGCCATCGGTGAGGACAGTTTCTCCTTGCAGGACATCGGCGCGAACGTCGGACCCGCCGTCGTGTGGCGGGCGGCCCTCGACGCCGTCACCGAACAGGCAGCCGGACTGCACGAGGTCATGACGCGCGTCGCCGGTGCGCATCAGCGGCTGATCGTGACCGGCGGCTGGGCCCGCAGCGCGGGACTGATGGCCGTCAAGACCCGCCTGTTCGGCCCGCTGCGGCAACGGCAGGTCGAGGAGGCGGGAGCCCGCGGCGCGGCGCTCCTGGGCGGGGTGGCCGCCGGCCTCTACCCGGACACCGGCGACCTGCCCGCGCCCGAACCCGTCACGCCGGCACTCGCACCGCATCCCCCGGAGGCATTCCATGTCTGA
- a CDS encoding class II fructose-bisphosphate aldolase: protein MPLATTGDLVSEARRARRGIGAFNVITLEHAEAVVAGAEAVAAPVILQISQNAVKFHHGRLAPLAAAAAAIARSAAVPVALHLDHVEDVELLHQTAEAGLSSVMFDASKLDYEGNLAATRAAADWAHGQGLWLEAELGEVGGKEGAHAPGVRTDPREAAAFVAATGVDALAVAVGSTHAMTSRTARLDHDLIARLAGAVPVPLVLHGSSGVDAGELARAVRHGMVKVNVGTALNVELTAAIREWLSSHPETVDPRKYLAAARRRMETVTTDVLTTLSPGQ, encoded by the coding sequence ATGCCGCTAGCCACCACCGGGGACCTGGTGAGCGAGGCGCGCCGCGCCCGCCGGGGCATCGGCGCGTTCAACGTCATCACGCTCGAACACGCCGAAGCGGTGGTCGCCGGCGCCGAAGCCGTGGCGGCCCCGGTGATCCTGCAGATCAGTCAGAACGCCGTGAAGTTCCACCACGGACGGCTGGCCCCCCTCGCGGCGGCGGCCGCCGCCATCGCCCGCTCCGCCGCGGTGCCCGTCGCGCTGCACCTGGACCACGTGGAGGACGTCGAGCTGCTGCACCAGACCGCCGAGGCCGGACTCAGCTCGGTGATGTTCGATGCGTCCAAACTGGACTACGAAGGCAACCTCGCCGCGACCCGCGCCGCCGCCGACTGGGCGCACGGTCAGGGGTTGTGGCTGGAGGCCGAACTCGGCGAGGTCGGTGGCAAGGAGGGCGCGCACGCTCCAGGTGTCCGCACCGATCCCCGTGAGGCGGCCGCCTTCGTGGCCGCCACCGGCGTCGACGCGCTCGCGGTGGCGGTCGGCAGCACCCATGCCATGACGAGCCGGACGGCCCGGTTGGACCACGACCTCATCGCCCGCCTCGCCGGCGCCGTGCCCGTGCCGCTGGTGCTGCACGGCTCCTCCGGAGTGGACGCCGGTGAACTGGCCCGCGCTGTCCGCCACGGCATGGTGAAGGTCAACGTGGGAACCGCCCTCAACGTCGAGCTCACCGCGGCGATCCGCGAATGGCTTTCGTCGCACCCGGAAACCGTGGACCCCCGCAAGTACCTCGCCGCGGCACGGCGCCGGATGGAGACCGTCACGACGGACGTCCTCACGACCCTGTCACCTGGGCAGTGA
- a CDS encoding dienelactone hydrolase family protein gives MHSLRFTTETSSNGVVERDFVVGEAPGVLWSPVSGPDHAPLVLMGHGGGLHKKTPALTARARDTVTTWGFTVVAIDAPGHGDRPRTAQDEQARADLRQAVVAGENDRFESVSVRYSTALAERAVPEWQATLDALQALPEIGTEAPIGYGGGITLGTAIGIPLTAAEPRITAAIFGGGFFPHEELIETARRITVPVQFLLPWDDEHVDRQSALALFDAFASPEKTLHANPGDHRTIRWTGVDKEFLARHLGRAAMSPA, from the coding sequence ATGCACTCTTTGCGTTTCACCACGGAGACATCGTCGAACGGCGTCGTCGAACGCGACTTCGTCGTCGGCGAGGCCCCCGGCGTGCTCTGGTCACCCGTATCCGGTCCCGATCACGCTCCCCTGGTGCTGATGGGGCACGGCGGCGGCCTGCACAAGAAGACGCCGGCACTCACGGCCCGCGCCCGCGACACCGTGACCACGTGGGGCTTCACCGTCGTCGCCATCGACGCACCCGGACACGGCGACCGCCCGCGCACGGCGCAGGACGAGCAGGCCCGCGCCGACCTCCGGCAGGCCGTGGTGGCGGGCGAGAACGATCGCTTCGAGTCGGTCAGCGTCCGCTACAGCACCGCACTGGCGGAGCGCGCCGTCCCGGAATGGCAGGCGACCCTGGACGCCCTTCAGGCACTGCCCGAGATCGGCACCGAAGCACCGATCGGCTACGGCGGCGGCATCACCTTGGGCACCGCGATCGGGATACCGCTGACGGCGGCCGAACCCCGGATCACCGCCGCCATCTTCGGTGGCGGGTTCTTCCCGCACGAGGAGCTGATCGAGACGGCGAGACGGATCACCGTCCCGGTCCAGTTCCTGCTCCCGTGGGACGACGAGCACGTCGACCGGCAGTCCGCACTCGCGTTGTTCGACGCGTTCGCCTCGCCGGAAAAGACGTTGCACGCCAACCCCGGCGATCACCGCACCATCCGCTGGACCGGCGTCGACAAGGAGTTCCTGGCCCGCCATCTCGGCCGGGCCGCCATGTCACCAGCCTGA
- a CDS encoding SDR family NAD(P)-dependent oxidoreductase has product MSTPPLAGKVIVVVGASTGIGADAARVFAADGASLMLVARTEEPLAALTKDLASAGHDVACTTGDVADAASVAAFVDATVARFGRLDGAFNNAAMGQGGRLDAVAEADFDRIMAVNVKGTWLCIREQVRVMERQGGGSIVNVSSIGGLRGSSGMGAYQATKHAVIGLTRTAAHDFGPLGIRVNVLAPGPTETPMLDELRRTIPGGVAARIAATPLRKAGTGPEVGSTAAFLLSDRASHLSGVVLPVDGGFTA; this is encoded by the coding sequence GTGAGCACCCCGCCGCTCGCCGGCAAGGTCATCGTCGTAGTCGGCGCGAGCACCGGGATCGGTGCCGACGCCGCGCGCGTCTTCGCGGCGGACGGCGCCTCGTTGATGCTCGTCGCCCGGACCGAGGAACCCCTTGCCGCGCTTACGAAAGACCTGGCGTCGGCGGGACACGACGTGGCTTGCACGACGGGCGACGTCGCCGACGCGGCGAGCGTCGCCGCCTTCGTCGACGCCACCGTCGCGCGGTTCGGCCGGCTCGACGGGGCCTTCAACAACGCGGCGATGGGCCAGGGCGGTCGCCTCGACGCGGTCGCGGAAGCGGACTTCGACCGGATCATGGCCGTGAACGTGAAGGGCACCTGGCTCTGCATCCGTGAACAGGTGCGCGTCATGGAGCGGCAGGGCGGCGGTTCGATCGTCAACGTGAGCAGCATCGGCGGCCTCCGCGGCAGCTCCGGCATGGGCGCCTACCAGGCCACCAAGCACGCGGTCATCGGGCTGACCCGCACCGCCGCCCACGACTTCGGACCACTCGGCATCCGGGTCAACGTGCTGGCCCCCGGGCCGACCGAGACCCCGATGCTCGACGAGCTGCGCCGGACGATCCCCGGCGGGGTGGCGGCGCGGATCGCGGCGACCCCGTTGCGCAAGGCCGGGACGGGGCCGGAGGTCGGGTCCACCGCGGCGTTCCTGCTCAGCGACCGCGCAAGCCACCTCAGCGGTGTCGTGCTGCCGGTCGACGGCGGGTTCACGGCCTGA
- a CDS encoding HpcH/HpaI aldolase family protein, with protein MSAPRRTGAGLFAPDRATTPVGTWLKIASGEPVEIMAYAGFDFVVVDLEHAPLDLQTAYRLINSAAALGMVPLVRVPDKTPSTIQKILDAGAMGILVPHVDTVEQAAAVGQACRFPPHGVRGAGGTSRAGAWGLRPNAEYLTTGNDDVLCIAQLESVEAIKAAPEMLALDSVDAVFVGAADLSMAMGSTPASPEVLDLIGSATAAAHAVGKRCGLAFGGVPERAAQAVRDGCDFLLLSNDTSMLAEAARGLVTAFRAAAEEEN; from the coding sequence GTGAGCGCGCCGCGACGCACGGGCGCCGGGCTGTTCGCGCCGGACCGTGCGACCACCCCGGTGGGCACCTGGCTGAAGATCGCCTCGGGCGAGCCGGTCGAGATCATGGCGTACGCCGGGTTCGACTTCGTCGTGGTCGACCTGGAGCACGCGCCGCTCGATCTGCAGACCGCCTACCGGCTGATCAACTCGGCCGCCGCGCTCGGCATGGTGCCCCTGGTGCGGGTGCCGGACAAGACGCCGTCGACCATCCAGAAGATCCTCGACGCGGGCGCGATGGGCATCCTCGTGCCGCATGTCGACACGGTCGAGCAGGCCGCCGCGGTCGGGCAGGCATGCCGGTTCCCGCCCCACGGCGTCCGCGGCGCGGGCGGCACCAGCCGCGCGGGGGCCTGGGGGCTGCGCCCGAACGCCGAGTACCTCACCACGGGCAACGACGACGTGCTGTGCATCGCGCAGCTCGAGAGCGTGGAGGCGATCAAGGCCGCACCGGAAATGCTCGCGCTGGATTCCGTCGACGCGGTGTTCGTCGGCGCCGCGGACCTGTCGATGGCGATGGGGTCCACGCCGGCCTCGCCCGAAGTGCTCGACCTGATCGGCTCGGCGACCGCGGCCGCACACGCCGTGGGCAAGCGCTGCGGGCTCGCGTTCGGCGGCGTGCCCGAGCGGGCCGCGCAGGCGGTGCGCGACGGCTGCGACTTCCTCCTGCTCAGCAACGACACGTCGATGCTCGCCGAGGCGGCGCGCGGGCTGGTCACGGCGTTCCGGGCCGCGGCAGAGGAGGAGAACTGA
- a CDS encoding cupin domain-containing protein: MYEKDDPRSSLTTATAPRPDTAAAIAAAQYFDLRTSSVVRAQNVVLVHTEARDGDDLDNGTLEGELAIIVTAASPAFTVLTGDGATLIDAPGLVVVPPGASRIGVRGDGPLIRLVEATEPAWRDQAANADAYAEDHPRVALLQRWPEPVGKPGVRFYPLSEVPDDPARFGRIFRTRAFMVNFLPEQDGPRDPRKLSPHSHDDFEQLSLAVQGEYVHHIRTPWLADSTRWHEDEHVRLGSPSVAIIPPPTVHTSAASDPGVNQLIDIFSPPRLDFSEKPGWVLNADEYPMP, translated from the coding sequence GTGTACGAAAAGGACGATCCCCGCTCCTCGCTCACGACGGCGACCGCACCCCGCCCGGACACCGCCGCCGCCATCGCGGCCGCACAGTACTTCGACCTGCGCACCAGCTCCGTGGTGCGGGCGCAGAACGTCGTGCTGGTGCACACCGAAGCGCGGGACGGCGACGATCTCGACAACGGGACCCTGGAAGGCGAGCTCGCGATCATCGTGACCGCCGCCTCCCCTGCTTTCACCGTGCTCACCGGTGACGGCGCGACGCTGATCGACGCACCGGGGCTCGTCGTGGTCCCGCCCGGCGCCTCCCGGATCGGCGTGCGGGGCGACGGCCCGCTCATCCGGCTCGTCGAAGCCACCGAACCCGCCTGGCGCGACCAGGCGGCGAACGCCGACGCCTATGCCGAGGACCACCCGCGGGTCGCGCTGTTGCAGCGGTGGCCGGAACCCGTCGGCAAGCCGGGCGTGCGCTTCTACCCACTGTCCGAAGTGCCCGACGACCCGGCCCGGTTCGGCCGCATCTTCCGCACGCGGGCGTTCATGGTGAACTTCCTGCCCGAGCAGGACGGGCCGCGCGACCCGCGCAAGCTCTCCCCGCACTCGCACGACGACTTCGAACAGCTTTCGCTTGCCGTGCAAGGGGAGTACGTCCACCACATCCGCACTCCCTGGCTGGCCGACAGCACCCGGTGGCACGAGGACGAGCACGTTCGGCTCGGCAGCCCGTCCGTCGCGATCATCCCGCCGCCCACCGTGCACACCTCCGCGGCGAGCGATCCGGGCGTGAACCAGCTGATCGACATCTTCAGCCCGCCGCGCCTGGACTTCTCGGAGAAACCCGGCTGGGTGCTCAACGCCGACGAATACCCGATGCCGTGA
- a CDS encoding DUF6282 family protein translates to MTQRPAIASVLDGLVDMHVHSGPSPFPRRFDHVEAARDGARIGMRAMVAKSHHHNTQMDILAMKGRFAEVAATAYGGIALNSTVGGLNPHAVRMCLRMGGKVVWFPTISSGRHIECHPEDGAFPTTTVPLTLERIDIVDESGALKPEAGEILDEIKEQEAVVNGGHMYPEYIRTLFQAAKERGITRMVVSHPDFVIGAEPELCRELIELGAFVEHEVGMYDPEGTQKWDPKQLLTWIEKLGPEHVVLASDFGQAANPKPVDAWLRVAGALLDLGLPEKDLRRMVRDNPAYLLNLDA, encoded by the coding sequence ATGACACAGCGACCCGCCATCGCCTCCGTCCTGGACGGCCTGGTCGACATGCACGTCCATTCCGGCCCCAGCCCGTTTCCCCGGCGTTTCGACCATGTCGAGGCCGCGCGGGACGGCGCCCGGATCGGGATGCGCGCCATGGTCGCGAAGTCCCACCACCACAACACGCAGATGGACATCCTGGCGATGAAGGGACGCTTCGCCGAGGTCGCCGCCACGGCCTACGGCGGCATCGCGCTCAACAGCACCGTCGGCGGGCTCAACCCGCACGCCGTGCGCATGTGCCTGCGGATGGGCGGCAAGGTCGTCTGGTTCCCGACCATCTCCTCGGGCCGGCACATCGAGTGCCATCCCGAGGACGGGGCGTTCCCGACCACCACCGTGCCGCTGACCCTGGAGCGCATCGACATCGTCGACGAGAGCGGTGCGCTGAAGCCGGAAGCGGGGGAGATCCTCGACGAGATCAAGGAGCAGGAGGCCGTCGTCAACGGTGGCCACATGTACCCGGAGTACATCCGCACGCTGTTCCAGGCCGCGAAGGAGCGCGGAATCACGCGGATGGTCGTCAGCCACCCCGACTTCGTGATCGGCGCCGAGCCGGAGCTGTGCCGCGAGCTGATCGAGCTCGGCGCCTTCGTCGAGCACGAGGTCGGCATGTACGACCCCGAGGGAACGCAGAAATGGGACCCGAAGCAGCTGCTGACCTGGATCGAGAAGCTCGGCCCCGAGCACGTCGTGCTGGCGTCGGACTTCGGCCAGGCCGCCAACCCGAAGCCGGTGGACGCGTGGCTGCGGGTCGCCGGGGCGCTGCTCGACCTCGGCCTGCCGGAAAAGGACCTGCGGCGGATGGTCCGCGACAACCCGGCCTACCTGCTCAACCTCGACGCCTGA
- a CDS encoding MFS transporter translates to MSTPPPAAEPHPAALDAPRPSAPHGPDPAKVRAAVRGGTLAYFVDQFDIYLPIVVLAPATAYFQAANLSASTTALLSSLVFASTLIGRPLGAVIFGHFADTVGRKRTTLVAVGGFGVITLATACLPGHETIGIWSVGLLIVLRFVDGIFLGGEYTTAVPLAMEWSPRHKRGLYASIITSTSPGAYVVIAAITLLLLQLLPSAGLHSSYVQWGWRVPFAVGALLAAVLFRYYLKQVEEPPAAMTGERHKMPFVRLLVRYPKALAQVFVLMTGTWLATNMEAAVTPVQLKAHLELSSKGVTLTMLVINGAAALSYPLFGLLSQRIGRRRFYLGYGLSVLVIGAGSYSLLMVSHGGLGAALGWGVLIGVFTVGTFGPIAAYLTERFPGSIRSTAYGVGYSLALIAPAFYQFYLQQFDGVLPAHLAPAVLIALAGVLISLGGFLGPETKDVDMADDRTIPGLS, encoded by the coding sequence ATGTCCACACCGCCCCCCGCCGCAGAACCACATCCGGCGGCCTTGGACGCCCCTCGGCCGAGCGCCCCGCACGGCCCGGACCCCGCCAAGGTGCGCGCCGCGGTCCGCGGCGGGACGCTCGCCTACTTCGTCGACCAGTTCGACATCTACCTGCCGATCGTGGTGCTGGCGCCGGCGACGGCCTACTTCCAGGCGGCGAACCTCAGCGCGAGCACGACGGCCCTGCTCTCGTCGCTGGTGTTCGCATCGACGCTCATCGGCCGCCCGCTCGGCGCGGTGATCTTCGGCCACTTCGCCGACACGGTCGGGCGCAAGCGCACGACGCTGGTCGCGGTCGGCGGCTTCGGCGTCATCACGCTGGCGACCGCGTGCCTGCCGGGGCACGAGACGATCGGCATCTGGTCGGTCGGGTTGCTGATCGTGTTGCGGTTCGTCGACGGGATCTTCCTCGGCGGCGAGTACACGACCGCGGTGCCGCTGGCCATGGAGTGGAGCCCGCGGCACAAGCGCGGGCTCTACGCCTCGATCATCACCTCGACCTCCCCTGGCGCGTACGTCGTGATCGCCGCGATCACGCTGCTGCTGCTGCAACTGCTGCCGTCGGCCGGACTGCACAGCAGCTACGTGCAGTGGGGCTGGCGGGTCCCGTTCGCGGTGGGCGCGCTGCTGGCGGCGGTGTTGTTCCGCTACTACCTCAAGCAGGTGGAGGAGCCGCCTGCCGCGATGACCGGCGAGCGGCACAAGATGCCGTTCGTGCGGCTGCTGGTGCGCTACCCGAAGGCGCTGGCGCAGGTGTTCGTGCTGATGACCGGCACCTGGCTGGCGACCAACATGGAGGCCGCCGTGACACCCGTGCAGCTGAAGGCGCACCTGGAGCTGTCGAGCAAGGGCGTCACGCTGACCATGCTCGTGATCAACGGTGCCGCGGCGCTCTCCTACCCGCTTTTCGGCCTGCTGTCCCAACGGATCGGGCGACGGCGGTTCTACCTCGGCTACGGCCTGTCGGTCCTGGTGATCGGTGCGGGCTCCTACTCGCTGCTGATGGTTTCGCACGGCGGCCTGGGTGCGGCACTCGGCTGGGGCGTCCTGATCGGCGTCTTCACCGTGGGCACCTTCGGCCCGATCGCCGCGTACCTGACCGAGCGGTTCCCGGGGAGCATCCGTTCCACGGCCTACGGCGTCGGGTACAGCCTCGCGCTGATCGCGCCGGCGTTCTACCAGTTCTACCTGCAGCAGTTCGACGGCGTCCTGCCCGCGCACCTCGCACCGGCCGTCCTGATCGCGCTCGCCGGCGTGCTGATCAGCCTCGGCGGCTTCCTCGGCCCGGAGACCAAGGACGTCGACATGGCCGACGACCGCACCATCCCGGGGCTGTCCTGA
- a CDS encoding dihydroorotate dehydrogenase has product MTREGLTACIDAGAGAVVAKSVNESAAARRQLDIADYAFVSGDRQVRPAGSARRDDGLLNRSGLAQVDLDDWLGVLAAAVEHGAARRCPVIGSITLGDATAAARIGHAMAGVVPAVELNIGAPHGREARAVRQLTEADAVHDAVRLVRATVDVPLFVKLPGQASDVVALAHAARSAGADAVGLVGRYPGFLPDLDGGAVLGSWGAWGSPACLPMSLYWVSKARLALGADVPLIGTNGARTATDVLRFLASGARAVEVVTALWVEGPAVLAELVAGAGAYLAARDGGVDGFVGSALAGAREYADIPPARSPAWLPYLACGPESSGR; this is encoded by the coding sequence ATGACGCGCGAGGGCCTGACCGCTTGCATCGATGCGGGCGCCGGTGCCGTGGTGGCGAAGTCGGTCAACGAGAGCGCCGCCGCCCGGCGGCAGCTGGACATCGCGGACTACGCCTTCGTCTCCGGCGACCGGCAGGTGCGGCCGGCGGGCTCGGCCCGGCGCGACGACGGCCTGCTGAACCGGTCCGGGCTCGCGCAGGTGGACCTCGACGACTGGCTCGGGGTCCTGGCCGCGGCCGTCGAACACGGCGCGGCACGCCGTTGTCCGGTGATCGGCAGCATCACCCTCGGCGACGCGACCGCGGCCGCGCGGATCGGGCACGCCATGGCCGGCGTGGTCCCCGCCGTCGAGCTGAACATCGGGGCCCCGCACGGGCGCGAGGCACGCGCGGTGCGTCAGCTGACCGAAGCGGACGCTGTGCACGACGCCGTGCGACTCGTGCGGGCCACGGTCGACGTGCCGCTGTTCGTCAAGTTGCCCGGGCAGGCGTCCGATGTCGTCGCGCTAGCCCACGCGGCCCGGTCGGCCGGTGCGGACGCCGTCGGGCTGGTCGGCCGTTACCCGGGCTTCCTGCCGGACCTCGACGGCGGCGCGGTGCTCGGGTCCTGGGGCGCGTGGGGCTCGCCCGCGTGCCTGCCGATGAGCCTCTACTGGGTCAGCAAGGCCCGGCTGGCACTCGGCGCCGACGTGCCCCTGATCGGGACCAACGGCGCGCGCACCGCGACGGACGTACTGCGGTTCCTCGCTTCGGGCGCTCGCGCGGTCGAAGTGGTCACCGCGCTGTGGGTCGAGGGGCCCGCGGTGCTCGCGGAACTGGTCGCCGGGGCCGGGGCGTACCTCGCCGCCCGCGACGGCGGCGTGGACGGGTTCGTCGGCAGCGCGCTCGCCGGCGCACGCGAGTACGCGGACATCCCGCCGGCGCGGTCGCCCGCGTGGCTGCCCTACCTTGCCTGCGGGCCGGAGTCGTCCGGCCGGTAA